A genomic region of Podarcis raffonei isolate rPodRaf1 chromosome 13, rPodRaf1.pri, whole genome shotgun sequence contains the following coding sequences:
- the LOC128400438 gene encoding olfactory receptor 2AP1-like, whose amino-acid sequence MQHLKNSEWQNITGITEFLLLGFRNVENVNILLFLLFLVIYIVTLSGNLLIVALVMAEQHLHTPMYFFLSNLSFVEICYTSNILPRMLNSFLTGDKTISIVGCILQMHIFSTLAATECYLLAVMSYDRYLAICRPLHYVTLMDNRTCILLVSVSWLIGSLLITILTSLLTQLTFCSQYQIDHFFCDFTPLVRLSCSDTWVIETAAFITSSIGILPTFLITVTSYIFIISTILKIPSMTGRQKAFSTCSSHLTVVSVFYGSLMFVYILPTTGKFKELNKVFSFLYTILTPIANPFIYSLRNKDVKDTLRKALCQFGFFSCIH is encoded by the coding sequence ATGCAGCATTTGAAAAACTCAGAATGGCAAAACATAACAGGTATCACCGAATTCCTTCTCCTTGGATTTAGGAATGTTGAGAACGTGAATATACTCCTCTTTTTGTTATTTCTAGTCATCTATATTGTGACTCTGTCTGGTAATCTCCTCATAGTTGCACTTGTCATGGCTGAGCAGCACCTTCACACTCCCATGTATTTCTTTCTGTCCAATTTGTCCTTTGTGGAGATATGCTACACCTCAAATATCTTACCCAGAATGCTGAACAGTTTTCTTACAGGGGACAAAACCATTTCTATTGTGGGCTGCATCTTACAGATGCATATATTTTCCACCCTGGCAGCTACTGAATGTTACCTCTTGGCAGTGATGTCATATGATCGCTACCTAGCCATATGTAGACCATTACATTATGTCACGCTTATGGACAACAGAACATGCATCCTGCTGGTTTCAGTATCCTGGTTAATTGGGTCGCTGCTTATAACCATCTTAACATCTTTGTTGACCCAGCTCACTTTCTGCAGTCAATATCAAATTGACCATTTCTTTTGTGATTTTACACCTTTAGTAAGACTGTCTTGCAGTGACACCTGGGTTATTGAAACTGCTGCTTTCATAACATCATCCATCGGAATTCTACCCACATTTCTCATAACTGTAACATCTTACATTTTTATCATCAGTACAATCCTAAAAATCCCATCTATGACTGGGAGGCaaaaggccttttccacctgctcTTCTCATCTCACTGTTGTTTCGGTTTTCTATGGATCTTTAATGTTTGTCTACATCTTACCAACAACTGGTAAATTCAAAGAACTAAATAAGGTTTTCTCCTTTTTGTACACAATCCTAACTCCAATAGCCAATCCCTTCATATACAGCCTAAGGAACAAAGATGTAAAGGACACCCTTAGAAAAGCATTGTGCcaatttgggtttttttcttgtaTTCATTGA
- the LOC128400439 gene encoding olfactory receptor 2AP1-like: MQHLKNSEWQNVTGITEIILLGFRNVENLNILLFLLFLVIYIVTLSGNLLIVALVMAEQHLHTPMYFFLSNLSFVEICYTSTILPRMLNSFLTGDKTISFVGCILQMHIFSTLGATECYLLAVMSYDRYLAICRPLHYVTLMDNRTCILLVSVSWLIGSLLITILTSLLTQLTFCSQYQIDHFFCDFTPVVRLSCSDTRVIETAAFITSSIGILPTFLITVTSYIFIISTILKIPSMTGRQKAFSTCSSHLTVVSVFYGSLTFVYILPTSGKFKDLNKVFSFLYTILTPMANPFIYSLRNKDVKDILRKALCQFGFCSCIH, encoded by the coding sequence ATGCAGCATTTGAAAAACTCAGAATGGCAAAACGTAACAGGTATCACCGAAATCATTCTCCTGGGATTTAGGAATGTTGAGAACTTGAATATACTCCTCTTTTTGTTATTTCTAGTCATCTATATTGTGACTCTGTCTGGTAATCTCCTCATAGTTGCACTTGTCATGGCTGAGCAGCACCTTCACACTCCCATGTATTTCTTTCTGTCAAATTTGTCCTTCGTGGAGATATGCTACACCTCAACTATCTTACCCAGAATGCTGAACAGTTTTCTTACAGGGGACAAAACCATTTCTTTTGTGGGCTGCATCCTACAGATGCATATATTTTCCACCTTGGGAGCTACTGAATGTTACCTCTTGGCAGTGATGTCATATGATCGCTACCTAGCCATATGTAGACCATTGCATTATGTCACGCTTATGGACAACAGAACATGCATCCTGCTGGTTTCAGTATCCTGGTTAATTGGGTCGCTGCTTATAACCATCTTAACATCTTTGTTGACCCAGCTCACTTTCTGCAGTCAATATCAAATTGACCATTTCTTTTGTGATTTTACACCTGTAGTAAGACTGTCTTGCAGTGATACCCGGGTTATTGAAACTGCAGCATTCATAACATCATCCATTGGAATTCTACCCACATTTCTCATAACTGTAACATCTTACATTTTTATCATCAGTACAATCCTAAAAATCCCATCTATGACTGGGAGGCAAAAGGCCTTTTCCACTTGCTCTTCTCATCTCACTGTTGTTTCGGTTTTCTATGGATCTTTAACATTTGTCTACATCTTACCAACAAGTGGTAAATTCAAAGATCTAAATAAGGTTTTCTCCTTCTTGTACACAATCCTAACTCCAATGGCTAATCCCTTCATATACAGCCTAAGGAACAAAGATGTAAAGGATATTCTTAGAAAAGCATTGTGCCAATTTGGGTTTTGTTCTTGTATTCATTGA